The following are from one region of the Paenibacillus bovis genome:
- a CDS encoding 6-phospho-beta-glucosidase: protein MTTLKFPENFLWGGAIAANQAEGAYLEDGKGLTVVDLLPTGEKRFDIMRGYISSLTPLPEEFYPAHEAIDFYHRYAEDIALFAEMGFKALRVSISWARIFPTGEDAVPNEAGLAFYDRLFDELLNHNIQPVVTLAHFDVPVHLIEKYGSWRHRKLVGLFEMYARTVLERYRNKVKYWMTFNEINMLLHLPFLGAGLVFQEGDNVKQIQYQAAHHQLVASALAVKACHELIPDAQIGCMLAAGSFYPYTCNPEDVYQGMEKDRESYFFIDVQSRGEYPGYARRFFRDHQLDIVMEPEDAQILKNNTVDYIGFSYYSSRTTSTDPEVIKNMTSGNVFGSVANPYLQASEWGWTIDPKGFRITANQLHDRYQKPLFVVENGLGAADEPAADGTIQDDYRIDYLQRHLAEMREAIEDGVDIIGYTSWGPIDIVSASSGEMRKRYGYIYTDRDNEGNGSLERSRKKSFDWYKQVIASNGADLGL from the coding sequence ATGACAACACTGAAATTTCCCGAGAACTTCTTGTGGGGTGGCGCTATTGCGGCGAATCAGGCTGAAGGCGCTTACCTGGAAGATGGCAAAGGACTGACTGTAGTCGACCTGTTGCCTACAGGCGAGAAAAGATTCGATATTATGAGAGGATACATTTCTTCCCTCACTCCCCTGCCAGAAGAATTCTATCCCGCACATGAAGCAATTGATTTTTATCACCGCTATGCAGAAGATATCGCACTGTTTGCCGAAATGGGATTCAAAGCGCTGCGAGTATCCATTTCATGGGCACGTATTTTCCCGACAGGAGAAGATGCTGTACCAAACGAAGCAGGTCTCGCTTTTTATGATCGTCTTTTTGACGAACTGCTGAATCATAATATTCAGCCGGTCGTGACGCTGGCCCACTTCGACGTACCTGTACATCTCATCGAGAAATATGGCAGCTGGCGCCATCGCAAGTTGGTTGGATTATTTGAGATGTATGCACGTACGGTACTGGAGCGCTACCGGAACAAGGTCAAATACTGGATGACGTTTAATGAAATCAATATGCTCCTCCATCTTCCTTTCCTGGGAGCTGGTCTTGTATTCCAGGAAGGTGACAATGTAAAGCAGATTCAGTATCAGGCTGCCCATCATCAGCTGGTTGCCAGCGCGCTGGCTGTCAAAGCCTGTCATGAACTGATTCCAGATGCACAGATTGGCTGTATGTTGGCCGCAGGCAGCTTTTATCCATATACATGCAACCCTGAAGATGTGTACCAGGGGATGGAAAAGGATCGCGAATCCTACTTCTTTATCGATGTACAATCACGTGGAGAATATCCGGGTTATGCACGCCGATTCTTCCGCGATCATCAATTGGACATTGTAATGGAACCGGAAGATGCCCAGATTCTGAAAAATAACACCGTGGATTATATCGGATTCAGTTACTACTCCAGCCGTACCACCAGTACTGATCCGGAAGTAATCAAAAACATGACCTCCGGCAATGTATTTGGTTCGGTAGCGAATCCGTATCTGCAAGCTTCCGAATGGGGCTGGACTATCGATCCAAAAGGCTTCCGCATCACTGCCAATCAGCTGCACGACCGCTACCAGAAACCATTGTTTGTAGTGGAAAATGGTCTGGGCGCTGCAGATGAACCTGCTGCCGACGGTACAATCCAGGATGATTACCGGATTGATTATCTGCAGCGTCATCTTGCCGAGATGCGCGAAGCGATTGAGGATGGCGTAGACATTATCGGTTATACCAGCTGGGGACCGATAGATATTGTTAGTGCCTCCTCTGGCGAAATGCGCAAACGGTATGGTTATATTTATACCGATCGTGATAATGAAGGCAATGGCTCGTTGGAGCGTAGCCGTAAAAAGAGCTTTGACTGGTACAAACAAGTGATTGCGTCGAACGGAGCTGATCTGGGGTTGTAA
- the licT gene encoding BglG family transcription antiterminator LicT: MKIAKIINNNVVSVYQADGTELVVMGRGIAFKKKSGEDVEQHKIQKVFALKNKKASDNFKMLLREVPIELMVIVEETISYSCQTLGKQLNENIYISLTDHVNFAIERHQQGIEIKNALLWEIKQLYKEEFQIGLRMLEQIRHKMNLELPEDEAAFIAIHIVNAEMNEEVNTTINITRFMHSIIHIVKYHFKTDFDEDSLSYFRFITHLKFFAQRVIHNTHYDDNYDHLYNMIKEQHREAAACTEKIKIFVSKEYGHFLTNEEMLYLTVHIERVAKCMR; the protein is encoded by the coding sequence ATGAAAATAGCAAAGATTATTAACAATAATGTAGTCAGTGTCTATCAGGCGGATGGCACAGAACTGGTCGTGATGGGCCGGGGGATTGCTTTCAAGAAAAAATCCGGTGAAGATGTGGAACAGCATAAAATCCAAAAAGTGTTTGCACTGAAAAATAAAAAAGCTTCCGATAATTTCAAAATGCTGCTGCGCGAAGTCCCGATCGAGCTGATGGTTATTGTAGAGGAAACTATCAGCTATAGCTGCCAGACACTCGGCAAACAGCTGAATGAGAATATTTATATTTCACTGACCGACCATGTGAATTTTGCTATTGAACGACATCAGCAGGGAATCGAAATCAAAAATGCCCTGCTCTGGGAGATCAAGCAACTCTACAAAGAAGAATTCCAAATCGGTCTTCGCATGCTGGAGCAAATCAGGCATAAAATGAATCTGGAACTACCGGAGGACGAAGCTGCTTTTATCGCTATTCATATTGTCAACGCAGAAATGAATGAAGAAGTAAATACGACAATCAATATTACACGGTTTATGCATAGTATTATCCATATCGTCAAATACCATTTCAAAACGGACTTTGACGAAGATTCGCTCAGTTACTTCCGCTTTATTACCCACCTCAAATTTTTCGCACAGCGTGTAATACATAATACTCACTATGATGATAATTATGATCATCTCTACAATATGATTAAGGAGCAGCATCGAGAAGCAGCGGCCTGCACAGAAAAGATCAAGATATTTGTAAGTAAAGAATACGGCCATTTTCTGACCAATGAAGAAATGCTGTATCTGACTGTTCATATTGAAAGAGTCGCAAAATGTATGCGTTGA
- a CDS encoding glucose PTS transporter subunit IIA: MSYEQLAKEIIQGVGGEKNVISLVHCATRLRFTLKDNNQADKLRLEQTDGVITVKESGGQFQVVIGNTVPEVYEAIGRITRLLDDSGKEKESSTKGKKGLGSIVDIISSIFAPLLGVMAGAGILKGLLLIASNTGWLDTKETTYTILMATADSLFYFLPLLLAVTTARKFGGNTFTALTIAGALVYPSIIELKTAGTDTTFFGIPVIMMSYSSTVIPIILAVIVISKLEKLCNRVIHESVKNFVTPLISLVVMVPLTLIIFGPFGVYVGNGIATGLVAAFGFSPLIAGAILGASWQLLVIFGVHWGLVPVFINNIAVHGRDGIKPAAAASVFAQTGAAFGVMLRTKNKKLKTLAGSATLSALFGITEPAIYGVTLPLKRPFIAGLIGGAVGGAIIGQAGTQAFASGAPGLLTLPIFYGPGGQGFLGLIMGITASFLISAVLSYILGFKDPAEEKTTTNTVHDVTASPVINGAIGGTVAGQRIIAGQNMQSPLVEQMATNMITGQAAHQSAAEQMVHKQISRQIAYSPINGQIVPLTGVPDPAFASEAMGKGIAIEPATGRVVAPFNGTITVAFKKKHALAIVSDHGAEILIHVGIDTVKLEGQPFTLHVQEGDTVTAGQLLLEMDLEQIRAAGCATVTPIIVTNTFDYEDVLPLQQGQVSEQDELLHIIASPSPEQESTPLSDTSKEVLA; the protein is encoded by the coding sequence ATGAGTTATGAACAATTGGCCAAAGAGATCATTCAGGGAGTTGGTGGCGAGAAAAATGTTATTTCTCTTGTTCACTGTGCTACCCGGCTGCGCTTTACCCTAAAAGATAATAATCAAGCAGATAAACTCCGGCTGGAACAAACAGACGGCGTTATTACTGTCAAAGAAAGCGGTGGCCAATTTCAGGTCGTCATCGGCAATACGGTTCCTGAAGTTTATGAAGCTATCGGACGAATCACCCGATTGCTGGATGATTCCGGCAAAGAAAAAGAATCGTCTACCAAAGGCAAAAAAGGCTTGGGCAGTATTGTAGACATTATTTCCAGCATTTTCGCTCCATTACTGGGTGTGATGGCTGGTGCCGGTATCCTGAAAGGTCTATTGCTGATCGCCAGCAATACCGGATGGCTGGATACCAAGGAAACGACCTACACTATTTTAATGGCTACCGCAGACAGTCTTTTTTATTTTCTGCCGCTTTTGCTGGCCGTTACTACCGCAAGGAAATTTGGTGGTAATACATTTACCGCGCTGACTATAGCGGGTGCGCTCGTCTATCCGTCTATTATTGAACTGAAAACAGCTGGAACAGACACGACCTTTTTTGGTATTCCGGTTATTATGATGAGTTATTCGTCTACCGTTATTCCTATCATTCTGGCTGTTATTGTCATAAGCAAGCTGGAGAAACTATGCAACCGGGTAATTCATGAAAGCGTGAAAAACTTTGTGACTCCACTGATTTCGCTCGTCGTTATGGTTCCTCTAACACTTATTATTTTTGGCCCGTTTGGTGTCTATGTCGGTAATGGGATTGCTACCGGTCTGGTGGCTGCTTTTGGCTTCAGTCCGTTGATCGCCGGAGCCATTCTGGGAGCCAGCTGGCAGCTACTCGTCATTTTCGGTGTACATTGGGGGCTTGTACCGGTATTTATTAATAATATTGCTGTTCATGGACGGGATGGAATCAAGCCGGCTGCAGCCGCTTCCGTATTCGCCCAGACCGGTGCTGCTTTTGGCGTTATGCTGCGCACCAAAAACAAAAAACTGAAAACGCTTGCCGGTTCAGCGACTTTATCTGCGTTATTCGGTATTACGGAACCAGCTATATATGGAGTTACGCTTCCACTCAAGCGTCCATTTATCGCCGGTCTAATCGGTGGCGCTGTAGGCGGAGCTATTATCGGACAGGCAGGAACGCAGGCATTTGCTTCCGGTGCTCCAGGTCTGCTGACACTACCTATCTTTTACGGTCCGGGCGGCCAGGGATTTCTGGGACTGATTATGGGAATTACGGCTTCATTCCTGATCTCCGCTGTACTTTCTTATATTTTGGGCTTCAAGGATCCTGCGGAAGAAAAAACAACAACAAATACTGTCCATGATGTAACTGCCTCTCCGGTGATTAATGGTGCTATAGGTGGTACAGTTGCCGGGCAGCGTATAATCGCAGGCCAGAATATGCAAAGTCCGCTGGTAGAGCAGATGGCTACCAATATGATTACCGGGCAAGCTGCGCATCAATCGGCAGCCGAACAGATGGTACATAAACAGATATCTAGACAGATTGCATACAGCCCGATAAATGGACAGATTGTGCCACTTACAGGCGTTCCCGATCCAGCATTCGCTTCGGAAGCCATGGGTAAAGGAATTGCGATTGAGCCTGCAACCGGGCGTGTAGTAGCTCCATTTAACGGTACAATTACTGTTGCTTTCAAAAAGAAACATGCACTGGCTATTGTGTCTGATCATGGAGCAGAAATTCTGATTCATGTGGGTATTGATACGGTCAAGCTGGAAGGACAGCCTTTTACCCTTCATGTACAGGAAGGCGATACAGTGACGGCAGGGCAATTGCTGCTGGAAATGGATTTGGAGCAGATTCGTGCGGCTGGCTGTGCTACAGTTACACCGATTATTGTGACCAACACTTTTGATTATGAAGATGTGCTGCCGCTGCAGCAGGGACAGGTATCTGAACAGGATGAACTGCTCCATATTATCGCTTCCCCTTCTCCAGAGCAGGAATCAACTCCCCTATCGGATACCAGCAAAGAAGTACTTGCCTGA
- a CDS encoding PP2C family protein-serine/threonine phosphatase, with protein sequence MSSILIVDDSKLNVAFMENVLRTAGYEDVQKATSAQEAYQILGIYDNQAPRKAASVDLILLDIVMPEIDGIQACTFIKSLPVYQDLPIIFLTADRVHFKEAFGAGGMDFIEKGGPDYELLARVQSALRLKKEMDSRKAWEEKVQKDLQLAKHLQNSVLTPPLTEPGIQIHSSYFQSSEVSGDMFYWKMFNNRQCGVLLIDVPGSGIAAALISMSIRSLLDGIVGMYRKPKEVCAELNRQMRMLFGKTRRTAYFTAVYVLIDLEKKQLEYFNAGHTPGLLLNSEGPAARLNVTTDPIGMKENTNANTETLEYNDTTRIVLYTNGLISRPGSNPKVVIGELEQYAHSLLDIDNEKFLTKLARLSRNQEDLCIVSVDLDRTAE encoded by the coding sequence ATGAGCAGCATACTAATTGTCGATGATTCCAAATTGAATGTAGCATTTATGGAGAATGTTCTGAGAACAGCCGGATATGAAGATGTACAAAAAGCAACATCTGCCCAGGAAGCCTATCAGATTCTGGGGATTTACGATAATCAGGCACCACGTAAAGCCGCATCAGTCGATCTGATTCTTCTTGATATTGTTATGCCGGAGATTGATGGCATCCAGGCGTGTACTTTTATCAAAAGTCTGCCGGTGTATCAGGATCTACCGATCATTTTCCTGACTGCAGACCGTGTTCACTTCAAAGAAGCATTCGGTGCAGGCGGAATGGACTTTATTGAAAAGGGCGGCCCGGATTACGAACTGCTGGCTCGTGTGCAATCCGCCCTTCGTCTAAAAAAAGAGATGGATTCCCGCAAAGCATGGGAAGAAAAAGTACAAAAAGATCTGCAGCTCGCCAAGCATCTGCAAAATAGTGTACTGACTCCTCCATTGACCGAGCCGGGCATTCAGATTCATAGCAGTTACTTCCAGTCTTCGGAAGTGTCTGGAGATATGTTTTACTGGAAAATGTTCAACAATCGCCAATGCGGCGTTCTGCTGATAGATGTACCTGGCAGTGGGATCGCAGCGGCACTGATCAGCATGTCGATCCGCTCCCTGCTGGACGGTATTGTCGGTATGTACCGCAAGCCCAAGGAAGTATGCGCCGAGTTAAACCGCCAGATGCGTATGCTGTTTGGCAAGACACGACGTACCGCGTATTTCACAGCTGTTTATGTATTAATCGATCTGGAGAAAAAGCAGCTGGAATACTTCAATGCCGGTCATACCCCGGGGCTCCTGCTCAATAGTGAAGGCCCTGCAGCCCGCCTCAATGTTACTACCGATCCAATTGGTATGAAAGAGAACACCAATGCCAATACAGAGACTCTGGAATATAACGACACTACACGAATCGTTCTGTATACAAATGGGTTGATTTCCCGTCCGGGCAGCAATCCCAAGGTGGTAATCGGCGAACTGGAACAATATGCGCATAGCCTGCTTGATATCGATAATGAAAAATTCCTGACCAAGCTGGCACGTCTGAGCCGCAATCAGGAAGATCTGTGCATTGTATCTGTCGATCTGGATCGCACTGCAGAATAA
- a CDS encoding HD domain-containing phosphohydrolase codes for MKEKNVYTIPLSLLGIASLLYMGLEGSSDIVHILPLLLLIAILDLFPVRLLSGEEYSGSLAGFLILLLAYGPVPALYGILLSNVVSHWRSADFVWRRFNVFRLLSAQGKYSICLYAAHIVMERLDGISLYVQAGAGALTFSLLYMLLASIVNKTISGIPLRNNLVIKCKEIAVPVVLCTIIVPHFLLHLSLHYMMYETIYILLFLMLIIFFSYGYIRQVRLRRRGAEEFIRIGEMRISNRIQGHGHNVGIICEHILELLGYPKKRRVDLINMAAIHDIGKMMLPLDILTKRGARSLSEEQQYQSHPVHSSKIVLNVSGDKKMADWILHHHERYDGKGYPDGLKEKQIPYESRIIHMCDQLEYLMRHYDQDEEVIRRLENMSHKELDPELVSHIHTGTIAWLRQHMVYTEILSSAMELTSVIEPDKQQHRELSSITGGTRLLKYRGTGSLQTHEDLPSGVLYDLEILAARALVLSESFYEVLVSQGSTYEAHFYPESDWVAVVLNDITPALQYREDMHLQTLRAYRDVIRTLSHSKIDICLEPGEIVAELGEWIDEMEVNTRADVASSRTLVVQHIPEDIRLQNSKKVMSIKLAVSEAVTNLIKHAEAGKVTVYRKNGCYQVYITDHGSGIPLHELPKTILISGYSSKSSLGKGFALMYASADRIMLHTSPDGTAILLEFNEILEQAV; via the coding sequence ATGAAGGAGAAAAATGTTTATACGATCCCGCTTAGCCTGCTGGGGATCGCCAGTCTGCTGTATATGGGGCTGGAAGGCAGCAGCGATATTGTTCACATTCTGCCACTGCTGCTGCTGATTGCCATACTGGATCTGTTCCCGGTCCGTCTGCTGAGCGGGGAAGAATACAGCGGCAGTTTGGCAGGCTTTCTAATTTTACTGCTGGCCTATGGACCGGTACCGGCTCTTTACGGCATTTTATTGAGTAATGTGGTCAGCCATTGGCGCAGTGCCGATTTTGTCTGGCGGCGGTTTAATGTATTCCGGCTGCTGTCGGCTCAGGGAAAGTACAGTATATGCCTGTACGCTGCACATATCGTTATGGAGCGTCTGGATGGGATTTCCCTTTATGTTCAGGCTGGTGCAGGTGCACTGACGTTCAGCTTGCTGTATATGCTGCTCGCGTCGATAGTAAACAAGACAATCAGCGGGATTCCACTACGCAATAATCTGGTGATTAAATGCAAGGAGATAGCAGTGCCGGTAGTACTATGTACAATTATTGTTCCTCATTTTCTTTTGCATTTGTCGCTGCATTATATGATGTACGAGACTATTTATATTTTACTTTTTCTTATGCTGATTATTTTTTTCTCCTATGGATACATTCGTCAGGTTCGTCTTCGTCGCCGCGGTGCAGAAGAATTCATTCGTATTGGAGAAATGCGTATTTCCAATCGGATACAGGGACATGGGCATAATGTGGGTATTATATGCGAGCATATATTGGAATTGCTCGGATATCCCAAAAAAAGACGTGTCGATCTGATTAATATGGCAGCGATACATGATATCGGCAAAATGATGCTTCCCCTGGATATTCTGACCAAACGCGGTGCCAGATCGCTCAGCGAAGAACAGCAGTACCAATCCCATCCGGTACACAGCTCCAAAATTGTGCTGAATGTCAGTGGCGACAAAAAGATGGCAGACTGGATTCTGCATCATCATGAGCGTTACGATGGCAAAGGTTACCCTGATGGACTGAAGGAAAAACAGATCCCTTATGAATCCAGAATTATTCATATGTGTGATCAGCTCGAATATTTGATGCGGCATTATGATCAGGATGAGGAAGTGATCCGCCGGCTGGAAAACATGTCCCATAAGGAACTGGATCCCGAACTGGTGAGTCATATTCATACAGGCACGATTGCCTGGTTAAGGCAGCATATGGTATATACAGAGATATTGTCCAGCGCGATGGAGCTAACTTCTGTTATCGAACCTGACAAGCAGCAGCATCGCGAGCTCTCCAGCATCACGGGAGGAACACGTTTATTGAAATATAGAGGCACCGGCAGTCTGCAAACGCATGAGGATCTGCCGTCTGGTGTGCTGTATGATCTCGAGATATTGGCTGCACGTGCGCTGGTATTGTCGGAAAGTTTTTACGAAGTGCTGGTCAGTCAGGGGAGCACGTACGAAGCTCATTTTTATCCGGAGAGCGATTGGGTAGCGGTTGTACTTAACGATATCACGCCTGCGCTTCAGTATCGTGAAGATATGCATCTGCAGACGTTGCGTGCTTACAGAGACGTAATCCGAACCCTCTCCCATAGCAAGATCGATATCTGCCTGGAGCCGGGGGAGATTGTAGCGGAATTAGGCGAGTGGATCGATGAAATGGAAGTCAATACCCGCGCCGATGTCGCTTCCAGCCGGACGCTGGTCGTTCAGCACATCCCGGAAGATATCCGATTGCAAAATTCCAAAAAAGTCATGAGTATCAAGCTGGCTGTCTCGGAAGCGGTAACCAATCTGATCAAGCACGCCGAAGCAGGCAAAGTTACCGTGTATCGTAAAAATGGATGTTATCAGGTGTATATTACCGATCACGGATCAGGTATTCCTTTGCATGAATTGCCCAAAACCATTCTAATATCGGGATACAGCAGCAAAAGCTCGCTTGGTAAAGGTTTTGCTCTGATGTATGCTTCTGCGGACCGGATTATGCTGCATACCAGTCCGGATGGAACAGCCATTTTGCTGGAGTTCAATGAAATTCTGGAACAAGCCGTTTAA
- a CDS encoding STAS domain-containing protein, with product MFTYRLELIGQQITVYCEGDIDIDAGDTFEEQLEPELSEASNIILNLGAVQFVDSSGIGLLIKLVQDLQEQERQVWIEQTQPEVMEVFQLLQLDEILGKDTFR from the coding sequence ATGTTTACGTATCGTCTCGAATTAATCGGTCAGCAGATTACCGTCTATTGTGAAGGAGACATTGATATTGATGCCGGGGATACGTTTGAAGAACAGCTCGAACCAGAACTGTCAGAAGCATCGAATATTATCCTGAACCTGGGAGCGGTACAATTTGTAGATTCATCGGGTATCGGACTGCTGATCAAGCTGGTACAGGATTTGCAGGAACAAGAACGTCAGGTATGGATCGAGCAGACACAGCCGGAAGTGATGGAGGTGTTCCAGCTACTCCAGCTGGATGAGATTCTGGGCAAGGATACATTTCGTTAA
- a CDS encoding FapA family protein has protein sequence MERSVISKGKTVEQAVDRALALLEVSKKEVSIEIIDNESRGFLGLNARPAVVRVSLLAASVAEMGALSSMNLHTATPVSVDRHTVGILEQGMSAESAAVVTLPPVDLYADLTLGSNKLEEGKIWIADGQIAMHIPDGANLPMIDAFKSGDILINGTALLAGQSAAVSKEDVIEIRLNGESKDSTWELDIDAEGMNAALHIEPGYHITRSLMDTEPNTRLMLRVVQNKKPAAIDPEEIYHQLRTKEIIFGIDSSMIKQACRAERSGPFIIAAGQLPVAGQDGIFQLQTDAAARKVQPKLRDNGTIDYRETREFPSILEGELIGTVIPSKPGIDGRDIYGKVILAPAVHDIQMIPGKDVQLSEDGRNAFALKSGMPSQTRQGHYVKLSMIPKLMHSGDVNLSTGNIHFRGDVEISGAVQDTMEVEAEGNIRVRGNINMAQILAGDSLIVHANVLSSRIIVGQLQLFYGQIAPMLIYVREQVELMKQAVHQVSSASAFKINDMNQTGLAPLFQVLFQGRFKWMLEQLERLLRLEEQYKTALKEEWIRYFQEIRNGFMNKENSSFRTAEDLESFIRRTNYLYTLASAPVVERNFARLHFVQNSTVRCGGDVVVEKGAYNAHLYCEGVLEATGTLRGGTYYAAEGMVLQEAGSPGTGTTKLHVNATARIKAARVLAGTTIQIGERIHQCMEDVEHVTIRLDNNEQIIWKGSE, from the coding sequence ATGGAACGAAGTGTAATTTCCAAAGGCAAAACGGTAGAACAGGCAGTAGACCGTGCGCTGGCTCTGCTGGAGGTCAGCAAAAAAGAGGTGAGTATTGAAATCATCGACAACGAAAGCCGTGGCTTCCTCGGTCTGAATGCCAGACCTGCTGTAGTCAGGGTCAGTCTGCTTGCTGCAAGCGTAGCGGAAATGGGTGCTCTCTCCTCCATGAATCTTCATACTGCAACACCTGTCTCAGTGGACAGACATACAGTGGGTATACTGGAGCAGGGCATGTCTGCAGAATCTGCTGCAGTAGTTACTTTGCCGCCTGTTGATCTCTATGCTGACCTTACGCTAGGCAGCAACAAGCTGGAAGAAGGAAAGATATGGATTGCCGATGGGCAAATTGCTATGCATATCCCGGATGGAGCCAATCTGCCTATGATTGATGCATTTAAAAGTGGAGATATACTGATCAATGGAACAGCACTGCTAGCCGGACAATCTGCAGCTGTAAGCAAGGAAGATGTGATCGAGATCCGGCTGAATGGCGAATCCAAAGATTCCACATGGGAGCTGGATATCGACGCGGAAGGTATGAATGCTGCTCTGCATATCGAGCCAGGATACCATATTACACGTTCTTTGATGGATACTGAACCCAATACCCGGCTGATGCTGCGGGTAGTACAAAATAAAAAGCCGGCAGCTATCGATCCGGAAGAAATATACCATCAGCTCCGTACCAAAGAAATCATTTTTGGTATTGATTCATCCATGATCAAGCAGGCCTGTCGTGCAGAGCGATCCGGTCCATTTATAATAGCAGCCGGCCAACTTCCTGTCGCTGGACAAGACGGTATCTTCCAGCTCCAGACAGATGCGGCTGCCCGCAAAGTACAGCCCAAGCTGCGGGATAATGGAACTATCGATTACCGGGAAACCCGAGAATTTCCTTCTATTCTGGAAGGGGAGCTGATCGGTACCGTTATTCCGTCGAAGCCAGGTATAGACGGCCGGGATATTTATGGCAAAGTGATCCTCGCACCGGCTGTACACGATATCCAGATGATACCGGGCAAGGATGTGCAGCTCTCCGAGGATGGACGCAATGCATTTGCACTTAAATCGGGTATGCCCAGCCAGACCCGGCAAGGACATTACGTCAAGCTCTCCATGATTCCAAAGCTGATGCATAGCGGAGATGTTAATCTGTCGACAGGCAATATTCATTTTCGCGGCGATGTCGAGATCAGCGGGGCAGTACAGGATACGATGGAAGTGGAAGCCGAGGGCAATATTCGTGTACGCGGTAATATCAATATGGCTCAGATTCTGGCAGGTGACTCGCTGATTGTCCATGCCAACGTGCTCAGCAGCCGCATTATTGTTGGCCAGCTGCAGCTGTTTTACGGACAGATCGCACCCATGCTGATTTATGTACGTGAACAGGTAGAACTGATGAAGCAGGCTGTGCATCAGGTCAGCAGCGCTTCGGCTTTTAAAATCAATGATATGAACCAGACCGGTCTTGCACCGTTGTTTCAGGTTTTATTCCAGGGGCGGTTCAAATGGATGCTGGAACAGCTGGAGCGCCTGCTTCGACTGGAAGAACAGTATAAAACAGCATTAAAAGAAGAATGGATTCGTTATTTTCAAGAAATTCGAAACGGGTTTATGAATAAGGAAAATAGTTCATTCCGTACTGCAGAAGATCTGGAAAGCTTTATCCGGCGAACCAATTACCTGTATACTCTCGCATCTGCTCCTGTAGTGGAACGTAATTTTGCCCGGCTGCATTTTGTTCAGAACAGTACAGTTCGCTGCGGCGGTGATGTAGTTGTGGAAAAAGGAGCCTACAATGCTCATCTGTATTGTGAAGGTGTACTGGAAGCTACCGGAACGCTGCGGGGCGGAACCTATTATGCTGCAGAAGGTATGGTTCTGCAGGAAGCCGGTTCTCCGGGTACAGGAACGACAAAGCTTCATGTGAATGCGACAGCAAGGATTAAGGCAGCACGTGTACTCGCAGGAACAACGATTCAGATCGGCGAACGGATTCATCAGTGTATGGAAGATGTCGAGCATGTAACTATTCGATTGGATAACAATGAACAGATCATATGGAAAGGGAGCGAGTAA